In the genome of Streptomyces globosus, one region contains:
- a CDS encoding nuclear transport factor 2 family protein gives MFVSAAHRSSVSASGLSGTGQKDAETVWSVVSGLYAAHAHGDRGKVDERLDPEATIWHSEAEELLLGRKDLDRLRAGRDATAAGPAVAAYRAHDPVTDVSGHMAVVRYWLEVQYVPAADGATLCPERVRNTAVLRRSAGVWRIVHLHEEVWVAGGMPDMTAGTPK, from the coding sequence ATGTTCGTATCCGCCGCGCACCGCTCTTCCGTTTCCGCTTCCGGACTGTCCGGAACCGGCCAGAAGGATGCCGAAACCGTCTGGTCCGTCGTCTCCGGGCTGTACGCGGCACACGCGCACGGTGATCGGGGGAAGGTGGACGAACGGCTGGATCCCGAAGCCACGATCTGGCACTCGGAGGCGGAGGAGCTCCTGCTGGGCAGGAAGGATCTCGACCGGCTCCGCGCCGGGCGCGACGCCACGGCCGCCGGTCCGGCGGTGGCGGCGTACCGGGCCCACGACCCGGTGACCGACGTGTCAGGCCACATGGCCGTGGTGCGCTACTGGCTCGAGGTCCAGTACGTCCCCGCGGCGGACGGAGCGACGCTGTGCCCCGAGCGGGTGCGGAACACGGCGGTGCTGCGTCGCAGCGCTGGCGTCTGGCGCATCGTCCACCTTCATGAAGAGGTGTGGGTGGCGGGCGGCATGCCTGACATGACCGCCGGCACGCCGAAATAA
- a CDS encoding phosphoribosyltransferase: protein MSVVRESLNYEGFGRAVRELAKTIADDGYEPDIILSIARGGVFVAGGLAYALDCKNIHLVNVEFYTGVGTTLEMPVMLAPVPDAIDFSDKKVLIADDVADTGKTLKLVHDFCVGTVADVRSAVIYEKPQSLVKCEYVWKRTDDWIEFPWSVEPPVVQREGQILDA, encoded by the coding sequence ATGAGTGTTGTACGCGAGTCCCTGAACTACGAGGGCTTCGGCCGCGCCGTGCGCGAGCTGGCGAAGACCATCGCGGACGACGGCTACGAGCCGGACATCATCCTGTCCATCGCGCGCGGCGGCGTCTTCGTCGCCGGCGGTCTGGCGTACGCCCTGGACTGCAAGAACATCCACCTCGTGAACGTGGAGTTCTACACCGGCGTCGGCACCACCCTCGAAATGCCGGTCATGCTCGCCCCCGTCCCGGACGCGATCGACTTCTCCGACAAGAAGGTCCTGATCGCCGACGACGTCGCCGACACCGGCAAGACGCTCAAGCTCGTCCACGACTTCTGTGTCGGCACCGTCGCCGACGTCCGCTCCGCGGTCATCTACGAGAAGCCCCAGTCGCTCGTGAAGTGCGAGTACGTCTGGAAGCGGACCGACGACTGGATCGAGTTCCCCTGGTCGGTCGAGCCGCCCGTCGTCCAGCGCGAGGGCCAGATCCTCGACGCCTGA
- a CDS encoding Yip1 family protein, which produces MAGFRIGRGRDDDRAQQPPRQQPYGQQHPQQQPQGAPYGRQPYPPQQQWPQQAASGSGGHGEPEYFDPYGHPHGHQQGQHQQPPQAYPQQPPYGPPGGSQGGHGGGSYANDNPGHTQVFAYGEDPYGPPGTYQADGGAAAAAPAGPRLPWKELLKGIVMRPGPTFFQMRDYPVWGPALIVTFLYGLLAVFGFDEARKDVISATLANAVPIVLSAGVAFVICGLILGAVTHTLARQLGGEGAWQPTVGLSMLVMSISDAPRLIFAVFLGGDNMFVQVLGWATWVAAGALFTSLISKSHDLPWPKALGASAIQLVALLSIIKLGTL; this is translated from the coding sequence GTGGCTGGATTCAGGATCGGACGCGGCAGGGACGACGACCGCGCACAACAACCCCCGCGGCAGCAGCCGTACGGTCAGCAGCACCCGCAGCAGCAGCCGCAGGGGGCGCCGTACGGCCGACAGCCCTACCCTCCCCAGCAGCAGTGGCCGCAGCAGGCCGCGAGCGGTAGCGGGGGGCACGGCGAGCCCGAGTACTTCGACCCGTACGGGCACCCGCACGGCCACCAGCAGGGGCAGCACCAGCAGCCCCCGCAGGCGTACCCGCAGCAGCCCCCGTACGGCCCGCCCGGCGGCAGCCAGGGCGGCCACGGCGGCGGCTCGTACGCGAACGACAACCCCGGCCACACCCAGGTCTTCGCCTACGGCGAGGACCCGTACGGCCCCCCCGGCACCTACCAGGCGGACGGCGGCGCGGCAGCCGCGGCCCCGGCCGGCCCGCGGCTGCCGTGGAAGGAGCTGCTCAAGGGCATCGTGATGCGCCCGGGGCCGACGTTCTTCCAGATGCGCGACTACCCGGTGTGGGGCCCCGCGCTGATCGTGACGTTCCTCTACGGCCTGCTCGCGGTCTTCGGCTTCGACGAGGCCCGCAAGGACGTCATCAGCGCCACCCTCGCGAACGCCGTCCCGATCGTCCTGAGCGCCGGCGTGGCGTTCGTCATCTGCGGCCTGATCCTCGGCGCCGTCACCCACACCCTGGCCCGCCAGCTGGGCGGCGAGGGGGCCTGGCAGCCGACCGTCGGCCTGTCGATGCTGGTCATGTCGATCTCTGACGCGCCGCGCCTGATCTTCGCGGTGTTCCTCGGCGGCGACAACATGTTCGTGCAGGTGCTCGGCTGGGCGACCTGGGTGGCGGCGGGCGCGCTGTTCACGTCGCTGATCAGCAAGTCGCACGACCTGCCGTGGCCGAAGGCGCTGGGCGCGTCCGCGATCCAGCTGGTGGCGCTGCTGTCGATCATCAAGCTCGGCACCCTGTAG
- the dcd gene encoding dCTP deaminase: MLLSDKDIRAEIDSGRVLIDPFDESMVQPSSIDVRLDRYFRVFENHRYAHIDPAIEQPDLTRLVEPEGDEAFILHPGEFVLASTYEVISLPDDIASRLEGKSSLGRLGLVTHSTAGFIDPGFSGHVTLELSNLATLPIKLWPGMKIGQLCMFRLSSPAEFPYGSERYGSRYQGQRGPTASRSFQNFHRTQVRHEA, from the coding sequence GTGCTTCTCTCCGACAAAGACATCCGGGCCGAGATCGACAGCGGACGGGTGCTCATCGACCCGTTCGACGAGTCGATGGTGCAGCCCTCCAGCATCGACGTGCGTCTCGACCGCTATTTCCGGGTGTTCGAGAACCACCGCTACGCCCACATCGACCCCGCCATCGAGCAGCCGGACCTGACCCGTCTGGTCGAGCCCGAGGGGGACGAGGCGTTCATCCTGCATCCGGGCGAGTTCGTGCTCGCTTCGACCTACGAGGTCATCTCGCTGCCCGACGACATCGCCTCCCGGCTGGAGGGGAAGTCCAGCCTGGGCCGCCTGGGACTGGTGACGCACTCGACCGCCGGGTTCATCGACCCCGGCTTCTCCGGCCACGTCACGCTCGAGCTGTCGAACCTCGCCACCCTCCCGATCAAGCTCTGGCCCGGCATGAAGATCGGGCAGCTGTGCATGTTCCGGCTCAGCTCGCCCGCCGAGTTCCCCTACGGGAGCGAGCGGTACGGATCGCGGTACCAGGGTCAGCGCGGGCCCACGGCCTCGCGCTCCTTCCAGAACTTCCACCGCACCCAGGTGAGGCACGAGGCATGA